GCTGATTACCTCTCCCAGTGAAGAAATCGTCGAAATCACGCCATAAGCAGTGCGATGCGATAGACAATGAAAGAGAGTACCCACGCCACAGAGAGTGAGTAAACCGAATAGAGCAGCACCGGCCTCCAGCTCCCGACCTCTTTTTTCATCACCCCTATCGCCGCCACACAGGGAATGTAGAGCAACACAAAGACCATGAGGCTCAGCGCCGTGGCCCTGCTGAAAGAGGGATCGTGCTGCAGAATCGATTTCAGCTCTACCGGAGCGCCATCACTCTGCCCGATGGAGTAAATGGTTCCGAGGGTGGAAACAACGACCTCCTTGGCCGCAAGACCGGTTACCAGAGCAATACCAATCCTCCAGTCGAAGCCAAGGGGTTTGATAAGCGGTTCAAGCAGTTTGCCTGCCCTTCCAGCCAGAGAATACTCAAGCTGTTCTGTACTGATGCGCAAATCAAGCGCTCTCTGGCTGGCAATTTTTTCACTCTCGCCCATGTTGCTTTCGGCAATACGTGACGTTCCTGCCGACAGCTCTGGCCCAAGAGCCTCATTGCGCGGATAGTTGCTTACTGCCCAAATAACAATAACCGCACCAAGAATGAGCGTTCCTGCTTTTTTCAGATACATCAGCGCTTTTACCTTCGCCTGGAAGAGCACTGAAGCAAGCGTCGGCCAGCGGTATGGAGGCAACTCCATGACAAATGGCTCAGAATCACTTTTCAGAACCGTTGACTTCAGGAGCAGGGCGGTCCAGAGACCAACCACAATACCGAGAAGATAGATACCGAACATGACGTTTGCCGCCACATCAGGTGAAAAAAAAGCAGCGGTCAGCAACACATAGACCGGCAGTTTGGCACCGCAACTCATGAAAGGAATAATCATGATGGTTACAAGCCTGTCCGTTGGACTCTTGAGCGTCCGTGTTGCCATAATGGCCGGAATGGAGCAACCAAACCCGGTTACCATGGGAATGAAGGATTTACCGTGAAGACCAAAACGGTGCATCACCCGGTCAATAACAAATGCAGCTCGGGCCATATAGCCGGAAGCTTCAAGAAAAGAGAGACCGATAAACAGCAGGACAATATTGGGCAAAAAGACCAGAACCCCCCCAACGCCAGCAATAATGCCATCAATAACAATGGAGCGAAGCATCTCATTGGGCAGAAGTGGCCCGATCTCGGATGC
The DNA window shown above is from Pelodictyon phaeoclathratiforme BU-1 and carries:
- the feoB gene encoding ferrous iron transport protein B, which produces MSEQRTITVALAGNPNCGKSSLFNALTGSHQKVGNFSGVTVEKYEGYLEYKGYHITVVDLPGIYSLTPYSPEEIVTREYLIKERPDVVVNVLEGSNLERNLLLTTQLMELEVDFLVALNMIDEVEEKGITIEIKQLQKLLGCHIVPTSAKKGRGLDSLLDHIIRLSRKDIEIHKNKLFFRPELEASVEKITTLLTHQKELGEFNARWLAIKLLENDREVYHEVQQYPVWLKVELALQDALREAERLHDSEPEMLITEDRHAFIRGAMQECVRQPGGVKATPTDYIDMVVLNRVLGLPIFLLVVWAIFQLTFTLGAPIMSGLEFLFALMASEIGPLLPNEMLRSIVIDGIIAGVGGVLVFLPNIVLLFIGLSFLEASGYMARAAFVIDRVMHRFGLHGKSFIPMVTGFGCSIPAIMATRTLKSPTDRLVTIMIIPFMSCGAKLPVYVLLTAAFFSPDVAANVMFGIYLLGIVVGLWTALLLKSTVLKSDSEPFVMELPPYRWPTLASVLFQAKVKALMYLKKAGTLILGAVIVIWAVSNYPRNEALGPELSAGTSRIAESNMGESEKIASQRALDLRISTEQLEYSLAGRAGKLLEPLIKPLGFDWRIGIALVTGLAAKEVVVSTLGTIYSIGQSDGAPVELKSILQHDPSFSRATALSLMVFVLLYIPCVAAIGVMKKEVGSWRPVLLYSVYSLSVAWVLSFIVYRIALLMA